In the Gorilla gorilla gorilla isolate KB3781 chromosome 1, NHGRI_mGorGor1-v2.1_pri, whole genome shotgun sequence genome, CAGCCGGGCAGGAGGAAGCCGTCCCTTTCCCGAGCCGGAGCTCTGAGGGCGCCTTAGGGGCAGGGGGCATCTGGGTTCCCACCTGGTCAGAGTAAACAGCCCCAGGCGCCTGTGCCATGCCCGCTCCTGAGAGCCTCTGGTGAGGGCTGAGGCCTGCACTGTCCCTGCTGTCCATGTCCCACTCTGACCTCGCCTGTCTCTGACCCGTTTCAGTACGGAAGCCGCGCTACGTCAGGCGGGAGCGGCCCCTGGACAGGGCCACGGACCCCGCTGCCTTCCCGGGGGAGGCCCGTATCAGCAATGTCTGACCTGGAGGCCGAGACCACGCCACGCACTTGGCGGCAGGGACCCGGAGGCCGACCCCTTGGCGGGAACCAGCACAAAGTGTTGGCATCGCCCGGCGCCCGGGACAGTCCTGGGCACAGCCTCGGCTCTGAGTCCCTCCGCCTCCCAGCGACGGATGCCAAAGGGTCCCGGGCCGCCTGAGGCTCCTTCCCACCACAGCCATCTCGTTTATCGGACCAGGAGCAGGCATCCGTGAGACCTCAGAGCTTCAGATCGAGGCCTTGGGGGGGTCCGGGCCCCCCAGGAAACACGGTGAGGCCCCAGCACCTTGCAGCCAAAGCTGGCACGATCTATGGGGCAGGCGCCGCTCTGCCTAGAAAAGCCAGGGGCGCCGTGCCCTCCGGAGCCCACGGCGGGCAGGACTCTTCCagcaccaccgcacccagtggCCCGAGACCCCTCTGAGAACAGTGAGGCTGGTCCTCGTGCCGTTCCAGCCGGTGCCCGGCCAGTGGGGAGGACGCAGCCTAGGAACCAGCTGCCTGAGACCAGGGTGCCTCTGGGCTGTCCTCCCGCGTGGCGGAGACCCCAAGCACGCAGCCACCCATTTCCGGAACTGCAGGATAGAGCTTCCTCTTGATCTCTGTTTTTAAGCAGAAATTCATTGTGCAGGAAAGTCCTCCAGAGCTCTGCGGCCCCGCTCGGATCCGCTGGACCCCCGTGCCTGGCTGATCCCTGCCCACGTGGGGCAGGCCCACATCTAACCCCCACAAGTCACTGCCTCACTGCACCTGCCAAGGCTGCCCTGGCGCTGTCTGAGTCCTGGGGTCCCTCCCGGAGTTCCTGGGAGAAAGGCGCCGTCGTGGCCGCCTCCCGCACGCCAGGCCCGGGCTCCACCGTGGGTCTCAGACGCCCTGGGGCATTGGCACTGTCTGCTTTAGCATGGGACCCCCATCTGAGGGGTGGCCTGGCCTTCGGGGTCCCCACGCTCCTTTGCGAAGTCCACTGTGGGTGCCATCATGGTCTCCGGGACCTGGGCCAGCGGGAACGTGGGGGCACTGGGTGTGCTGATATAAAGTCGGCATTACTCAAGCTGCGTTCCGAGCTGCTCTCTCCCGTAGGATCCTCTGTTCTCTAAGTGCAGGTCGGGGAGCAAAGCCCCCGCCAGGCTGGCCCCACGCACTCCGCCACCGTGTGCTGGGGGCAAGGAGGTGGGACGGGGGTGGAGGAGAGTCCAGGTTGGGGCTGCCTGGTTGGGACCCCCCCCCGCCCGCCCCGCACATTTTCTGCCACAGGCCCATTCCCCAGATGCAACCTGTGCAGGTGGGACCTGCGGTCCCCGACCCCCCAGCTCGGACTGAGGTGGGACAGAGTGTGGGTGTGCGTTTCCATCGGCCGGCCGGGCTGCGTGGGGGCTGCAGACACGGGCCCCGGGAGGGCTGCCATGGCCATCTGGGGGGCAGCAGTGTGGGGGTGTTTGCTGACAGTGATGGGCCTGGCCAGAGAGGGCTGAGCTGGGGCAGGACAGGCCTTGAGGGCAGAGGGCCCGGGCACCAGGATGCCAGAGCGCTGGCCCTGCTCTCGTAACCGTGCCCTCCACCCAGGCAGAAACGTCCACTGCCTGGAGGGTCGTGTCCTTAGACACCTGCGTCCCCATCCCTAAAAACCCCCAGCCTGAGGTTTGCAGCCAGGGAGTATCTGGGGGAGCATTGGctctgccctgggccctggcccaagaAGTGTCCTGGGGCTGGGAGGGTCACCTGGTCCTGGGGAGAAAGGAGGGACTGGACAGCCCAAGGCCACTCTGAGCCCAGTACCCACCGCCCCACCTGATGCCCTGGGCCACGCCCCTGTGATGCGGGAGCCCCCAGACTCCTCCTGTGGGGAAGGAGACGGACCGAGATGGGGGCggagggaaggagacagggacCGAGGTGGGGGCggagggaaggagacagggacCGAGGTGGGGGCggagggaaggagacagggaccgaggtgggggtggagggaaggagTCCACATCCCCCTGGAAACTCCACTCCTGCATTTGCACCAGGCTGGGCGTCTGGTTTGGAGGACAAAATCGGAAACAGGCACGAACAGCAGGTCCAGCCAGGCAGGCTCTGGAGGCCAGGCCAGACACAGACAGTCACCTCCGAGCCCACCCTCTGAGCAGCCCCCCAGGCCCCATCTCGATCAATTCTgggtcccctcctcctcccacccagtGGCACAAACCAAAAACCCAGGGTCATCCTGACACCTCCACATACCCCCCTCAGCTGGGTCCCCACGTTCCCCACCTGCGCACTCGCGATTGGCCCTTGGCGGGCAGCACGTGGTCAGCCAGGACCTGTGGCAGCGAGGGGCACGCCCTGCTCACTGGGCACAGGAGGGACGCACTGAGCTGGGCCTAGGGTCGGCCCCAGCACGTCAGGGGCAAAGCTAGACCCAAGCGCACGTCCCGGAGCCCTGCTCCCCCACACCGGCCTCCCCTCTGCACATCTGGGCCCTTGCGAAAGAATTCCAGTCCCAGGACCAACAGAGCCGCTGCATTTGAGGCAATGGCCCAGcacggggcggggcggggtggggcgaGGCCGGGGGCCCCACAGCAGCCTGGAAGGCCCCTCCCCGCACCGGCCGCACCACGTCCCCAGGCCTGGCAGTGCTGGGTGTGACCCGTAACCGAGGCCTGGAGGGGAAGGAGTCCCTGAGAGGGCATGAGGAGACCGAAAGTGAAGGAGGTGAGGGGTCAGGTGCTCACACCAGCATCCACGTCTCAAGCGTGGGCACGTGTGCTCACACACACGCCCACACGCTCACCAGCCCAGCCTCCTGCCCACTGGCTGCGACGGAGGGGACCAGGCAGGCCCACCCCCTGCCCTGGACTCTGCCAGCCAAGCTGCTCCGAGCCTCCCGAGAGCCCTGAGAGACCGTCTGAGCTGAGAGAAGGGGAGCTGCCGGCTCCTCTCCTGCACAGGGAGGCCTGGCCTGGCGCCGAGACCACACATTCCTCCGGCCTTTCCTCACCTTTGCCTCCGGCACGAGTGTCAGCCGGGAGCCCAGAGTGACCTCAGTGCCCGGATATTCCCAGGAGCTGTCCGTTCCCAGAGCTGCAGGGGCCAGGGCGCTTCCTGGAGGCGGCATGTGACCCGAGTCACGGTCCTCAGGAAGCAGGAGCCTCCAGCGAGCGCTTTCTGGGCCTCACAGCGACTCCCCGCACGGAGTCCCCATAGCCTCAGCCACCCTCCATGGAGTTCccgtagcctcagcctccccctcaCGGAGTCCCCGCcatagcctcagcctccccctcaCGGAGTCCCCCCcatagcctcagcctcccctcacGGAGTCCCcatagcctcagcctccccccacGGAGTCCccgtagcctcagcctccccacacgGAGTCCccgtagcctcagcctccccgcaCGGAGTCCccgtagcctcagcctccccccacGGAGTCCccgtagcctcagcctccccgcaCGGAGTCCccgtagcctcagcctccccgcaCGGAGTCCccgtagcctcagcctccccccacGGAGTCCccgtagcctcagcctccccccacGGAGTCCccgtagcctcagcctccccccatGGAGTCCCCGTAACCTCAGCCACCCCTCACGGAGTCCCCGTAACCTCAGCCACCCCGCACGGAGCCCCTCACAGAgctcccacccctccccagctcttgagtccccacccctccctgtctgaacccccagccccagcccttgcCCCGCTCTCTGAGCATCCACCCCTCCCTGTCTGAGCACCCAAATCCCCTCTCTGaacccccccaacccccgactGAGAGTCCCCATGGAACTGGCAGGGGTCCGGCCCTTCCTGAGCCCAAGTCGCTGTCCTCCTCCACGGGGTGTTGCCCCCCGGCCTCTGCAGTCCTGGTTCCCACTTCCCAGCGTCCCTTGGGCTCCAGGATGCCCACGGCAGCCCTGGGGGGGCCTCTGGGTCCCCACTGAGGGGTCGGCGGGCACCTGCATGGGAGTTGCCTGAGGGCAGTCTGTGGGGTGGCCCGGCCAGCTCTCCCACTAGGGTGGGTCCCTcactcccagccccacccagTTTGACACcccccaggctggtgtgtggaGTCCCAGCTCAGGTCCGGCCCAGGCCTCACAGCGGGGATGGGCCTGTGGCAGCCGGGTCAGACCTGCCCTTGCATGAGGTCCACTGGGCTGGGAGAGAGACGCCTCAGTGAGGTGGGGAGCCGGCAGCTGGACAGCCTGGGGGGTGCAGCTCTACACCAGGCCCTCAGGCCCGCAGCGGGGTGTGCGGGGGACAGGGCAGCCCATGCCACTGGCTGCTCCTCTGGGACCCACACATCCTCCATCCCAGCCCTGCCGGCCTCAGCCCCCAGACTGTCAACCAGCTCCAGCCCTGGTCTTTGCACAGACCAGTCCTGTAGTCTGCTAGGGCATGTGGAcatggcatgtgtgtgtgtgtggacacagGGCACGTGTGTGAGAGCATGGGGacgtggcatgtgtgtgtgtgtggacacggcatgtgtgtgtggacatggcatgtgtgtgtgtgtggacacggcatgtgtgtgcatggacacggcgtgtgtgtgagtgtggacaCGGCATGTGTGTGGACACGGCGTGTGTGTGTGGACATGGCGTGTGTGTGTGGACACGGCATGTGTGTGTGGACAcggcatgtgtgtgtgagtgtggacacggcatgtgtgtgtgtggacacgGCCTGTGTGTGGACAcggcgtgtgtgtgagtgtggacatggcgtgtgtgtgtgtgtggacatggcgtgtgtgtgtggacacggcatgtgtgagtgtggacacggcatgtgtgagtgtggacacggcatgtgtgtgtgtggacacgGCATGTGTGTGGACAcggcgtgtgtgtgagtgtggacaCGGCGTGTGTGTGGACacggcgtgtgtgtgtgtgtggacacgGCATGTGTGTGTGGACACGGCATGTGTGAGTGTGGACACGGCATGTGTGTGTGGACACGGCGTGTGTGGACACGGCGTGTGAGTGTGGACacggcatgtgtgtgtgtggacacgGCATGTGTGTGTGGACACGGCATGTGAGTGTGGACacgacatgtgtgtgtgtggacacggcatgtgtgtgtgtgacacgACGTGTGTGTGAGTGGACACGGCGTGTGAGTGTGGACAGCGTGTGTGTGAGTGGACACGGCATGTGAGTGTGGACACGGCGTGTGTGAGAGTGTGGACACGGCATGTGTGAGTGTGGACATGGCATATGTGAGCTTCCGGACACGGCACGTGTGTGAGAGCCTGTGGACACAGGGGCATGGAGCGTGTGAACACATGGCCCATGTGTGAGAGCAGCCACGTATGTGTGTGGATGAGGCAGGTGAGCACATGGGTGGGTGTGGGCAGGGAAGTGGCAGGAATGGGCTGTGAGGGCAGGCAGCAGTGAGCAAAGGGCAGGGGCAGGCTGGGCATTAGGTTGTGGGGGGCTCGGGGGGGGGGGCCCTGCTAGGAGGCCCACCCAGGAGCTCAGGGGCCACAGGGACCTGGAACTGCGGTGAGCAGCTTCCAGCAGGTGCTCCAGCCTCCTGGGGCTATAGGGAGAGAGGGCTGTGTCCAAGCACACACCCCAACCCAGACCTGCCCAGGCTGCAGCGGCTGTGCTGACCCCTACCCAGCTCCGACCctcacccctccctccctgccctccagctGCCTGGCCCGCCAAGGAGAGGATGAAGCCAGCCAATCCCTGAGGCTTGTGGCCACACCCTTGGCCAGCACGACCCATAGGGTATAAATAGACCTGCTTGGGAGCCCACACCCGGCAATTCACACCTGCCTCAGACCAGAGCTCTGTGCGGGTGACGGCGCACGCATTCCTTGGGTCCACGCCTGTCTTGGACGGAGCAGAAGCCACACCTGCCAGACCAGTGCCACCGGGACAGCTGCTGGTGGCCGGCCCCAGGGAGGGATACCTGCCGGGTGAAGCACAGGCTGGGCCGGGCCCGGAGAAGAGGAAGCAGACACTGCCAGGGCAGGGCAGCCCAGGGCCTTGGAGCCCAACCGTGGCCGGCAAGGAGGACCATGTCCAGGACCCGCTGACCCCAGGCCACCAGGTAAGGCCAGCTCAGCCCGTGTTCACCCCTTACCTGTACAGGCTCAGGGTGGGGCACCATCGTGGAGGGGTGGGGCCTGGTGCCAAGGAACCGGTTCTGTGGGGTACACAGGCCGCAGAGCACAGTCCCCAGGTCCCGGTGGCTGGGGCACTCACGGCCTCACAGTGACGACGTGTGACTCAGGTGGTCACGGTGACCTGTGTCATCCCGCCAGCCTGTCTGGGACTCACTGGCAAGTcaggggtggggcggggcagTGCCAGGAGTCACTTCTGGGGCAGCCTCCTGGGCCCTACGGGGACGCACGGCCAGGCCCttgagtctcactgtcacccttGCACACTTCCCTCCAGGTGGGACCCCTGTGGCTCCCTGCAGCGGAtcctgggtgcaggggaggggcGGGAGGTGGAGCAGGGTCCCAGGTCAGCTgagatgcccacctgagccatgCCCAGGGGCAGAGCAGCGTCCCCCAGTGTCCGTCCCCCAGGGTCCCTGCCATGAAGTGGGATTGGGTCAGGGAGAAGAAACACCCACTTGGTGGGCGGCTGAGGGTGCCCTGACCATCACCTGACCATGAGGCAGTGGGTTGGCCCAGAGGGAATGGCTGGGCTTATCCAAGTCCCACCCCCCCACCATGCACATCAGACCCTCAGCAGCTAGACAAGCTGGCCCCGCAGGCCGCAGGTCGTGCCTGACATGCACCTTCCTCGGGCactgacccctgcccctgcctgggcTCTCCCTGTCGTCCCGAAGCCCCCGGGGCTCAGCCCGGTTCCCAGACCCAGAgacccccacaccccaccctcaCATAGCTGCCTGCAAATCAGGCCTGCACCACCCAAGCCAGGCACCCATCCTGGGATCCGTGTTCAAACTCACTTCACTTGACTTGGAGTCCCTGGCCTGCCTGAGAGCCGTATCTGCCAGGGTTCAGGGCCCGCCAGCTCCCTTGGGGTGGCCCTGGCCGAGTCACCCATGCTCTGGGCCGCCTTTTCCACACTGTGGCTTTGTGTGAGTCCCGTGATGTGGGCCCAGCCTTGCAGAGCTCCGACATAAACAGTGATGACTGTGGCTATTGTCATCCTCACCATTATTTCTGCCCAGGCAGCAGGGCCAGCCAGGTGGGGCAGGGCCAACAGGAGGTGTCCGCCGAGTGGTCAGCGAGACCCCCGTGCACACGGCCTGCATTCCCGGAGTAGGCCTGGGGCCCTGTGGGAGGCTCACCCCGGTGCAGCCGTGTGATGGCGTGGAGAGGGCAGGATTGCAGGTGGGGCAGAATGACCTCCAGGGGTACTGGAGGAACTTTCTGGAGTGGTGCGCAGGAAACAGAGTCCTTCCCTGGGATCTCTGGGgcaagagaggggagggggagataaAACACCACCAGAAAGGGGCGGCCGGTGATTGCTCACCACAGTCCCTGTCCCACAGCTCAGAGACATGTCGTCAGGCCAGCAGGTGTGGCACACGGCTGTGCCACCCCCTCGCCGGAGCAGCTCCACAGCCTCGATGCCCAGGTCCCCCAGCTCGGCCGGCAGCCCCAGGTCCCCTGGCACCCCTGGCTCGGAGAGGGTGGCCTCCCCCCTGGAGTGCTCCATCTGCTTCTCAGGCTATGACAACATCTTCAAGACACCCAAGGAGCTCTCCTGCACCCACGTCTTCTGCCTGGAGTGCCTGGCCCGGCTGGCGGCTGCTCAGCCTGTGGGCCGCCCCGGCGGTGAGGCTGTACCTTGCCCCTTCTGCAGGCAGCCGACGGCCGTGCCGCCTGCCGGAGCCCCCGCGCTGCGCACCAGCCGCCAGCTGCAGGCCCGGATGCCGGCGCATTTGCGGCGCGAGGAGCCTGTGTGGCTGGAGGGCACCAAGCTGTGCTGCCAGCCActgcccaccacacctggccgcgaGCCCGGTTTCGTATGCGTGGACGTGGGTTTGAGCAAGCCTGCCGAGCCGCCCGCGCCCGCCCGGGACCCTGCCCCCCGCCGGGGCCGCCTGGCCCGCTGCTGGGCGCGCTGCAGGGACTGGAGGCGCATGGCACTGGTCTCTGCCCTGCTGCTGGTGCTCTTCTGCGTGGCACTCTGGCCGGTGCAGTGCGCGCTCAAGACCGGCAACCTGCgctgcctgcccctgcccccccGGCCCCCGGCCACCACCGCAGCCGCCTCCCCCCTCGGGCCTCTGACTGACAACTAGGGCCAGCAGCCTCTGCCCAGGTCAGCCGCCCTCGCCCAGCTCCATGGGGCGTCCCCCACTGGGGGGCCCAAGGGCACAGCAGCCACTGGAAGTCGGTCCCCGAGGACGCGAAAGGAGCCTGGCATCTCTGAGGACTCCACCGGGGCCCCACCAGGACCAGGCTCCATTTAGCTTGTCCACCCCTCATTCTCCAGGCTGGGTCCTGATGGGGTGGACAAGAGGGTCCCCAAAGCCTCCAAGAACCACAGGctcaccgggcacggtggctcacgcctgtcatctcagcactctggagggctgaggcagaaagaccaCTTGAGGTCGGGATTTTgacaacagcctggccaacatggtgaaacgccatctctactaaaaatacaaaaattagccgggcgtcgtggtgggcgtctcttagctactcgggaggctgaggcaggagaactgcttgaaccggggaggtggaggttgcagtgagccaagattgcaccactgcatccagcctgggcgacagagcgagaccctgtctcaaaacaaaacaaaaaaaacaggctcGTACAGGAAGGGCCCAGGAGAGCAGCTGGTCAGCTTCCCCGCCACCCGCACACACTGTGAACTGCCTGCCAGGGAAGCCCCTTGCCAAGAAGGAAGGGGCCTTGCCATGCTTCCACTCATGCTGACATTTCACTGCAGGGCTGGTCCTGCCATTGGGTGGGGGTGCTCATCTTGCCCTCGGACTGTGGGGAGAGAGTAGAGGCAGGGCAGCCCCCTAGTGCAAGGTAACCACAGAAACTTCCAGCTGCCCCTCCAACCTTGTGAattgtaccttttaaaataaattatttgtatcCATCTTTGGCAAGAGGGCCTCATCCTGGGTGCCTCTGCTGCACCCAGGTCCAACTCCCAGCCCCTCTGGCTGCAGACAGGctgggggtttctggagttggctggcGACTCAGCAATGTGAGGCTCcccagggagatggggagaggcCCAGGACACTTGGGGCAGGGCAGGCTGGACCAGGGGGAGGGCTTCAGCTTGGCTCAGAGCCCAGGGGCTGACAAAGGGGGCCTTTCTCTTCCCCCATCCTCTGCCGTGGCCATACTAGGCCACACCTCCAGGAAGTCACGCCCCATGGCCCTGCTAGGGTCCCTGACTGGAGAACCACAGAACCATGACCCCTGTGGGAACCCAGAAGCAAAGGTAACAGCCAGCGTGCAGCCTGCAGATCCACTGACTCTCCGGCAACTCCCAGGGCCAGCCTGGCTGGGGAAGAGTCAGAGGTCAGCTACGTGAGGTATCGGCAGGAGGCTCGCCAACCCCAGCCCTACCCCGTCTGTCATCAGCCCCAGGAATCCTGCACCACCAGGCAGGCACGGCCAGGAGGGCCCAGGCCAGGTCCAGCTCACGCAGGCCTCCTCAGCCTTCTCATCCCTGACCCCAGAGCCCAGGTACTTCCTGCTCCAACCAGCTGGGCCTCTGGTCCAGGGTGGGGAGGGCTCGGGAAGGCCCCACAGAAGCTGACTCCAGCTGTGGGGGCCACACCCACCCTTGCCCCAGGTCCCAGCGAAGACACAGAAGGGAGAACACGGCACTTTACTGGAAGGCTGTGAAAGCCGGTGATGTGGGGAGTGCAGCCACGGGTCACAGCAACATCACTCTGTGTCACACACGCAGTCAGGCCCACGCAGGCCCACACCCTTGTCATCGGTGTCATATGTCACACACACCTCACTCCACAAACATCCACCCTGTGACTGATGGAGCCGGGTCCTCACCGGGGCCACCTCCCAGACCATGGGAGCAGGCAGGGCCGGCAGGCCGGAGCTGCGGTCAGGGCAGACCCGCACGGAGTGGCCGAGCTGGGGGCGCACACGGGTTCACACGTGGTCACCGGTGGGCTTCACAGCCTGTCGCTCCCTCTGCCGCCCCTGGACCTCCCTGAGCTGGGGACAAGCTTGTGGTTCTGTCCTGGACACAGTCCCGGCCCGCGGCTCCGGCCACACGCGGGCGCGGCTAGGCCGGGGGTTCCCTGCGGCTCCTCAGACACCCGCGGCTCCGCAGGTTCGCGTCCTCGCCGTCCCAGGGCTGCGGGGTCCTGCGCGCGGAGCAGCGGCTCAGCCCCGCACCCCGCACGTCCCAGTCCCTCCCGGAGGACTCCGGACCGGCCCCGGCGCTCCACTCACACCGGGGATGCCCGGGGAGCCGGGGGCGGCGCCCACCTTTTGGTTCTCGCGCTCCTGAGGCGGCTCGCGCTGGGGGGAGGGGCCGCCGGTCACCATGGCGACGCCCGCACAGGCCACGCCCCGCAGGGCCACGCCCCCACCTGCTCGCGCAGGCGCAGTTACTCGCCCCGGATGTGCCGCTGCAGCGCCAGGTACATGAACTTGTACGGAGCCTCCGTCTGCACCATTCCCCAGCGCTGCCGCCAAACCAGCTGGATCGTCTTCGAG is a window encoding:
- the RNF223 gene encoding RING finger protein 223; the protein is MSSGQQVWHTAVPPPRRSSSTASMPRSPSSAGSPRSPGTPGSERVASPLECSICFSGYDNIFKTPKELSCTHVFCLECLARLAAAQPVGRPGGEAVPCPFCRQPTAVPPAGAPALRTSRQLQARMPAHLRREEPVWLEGTKLCCQPLPTTPGREPGFVCVDVGLSKPAEPPAPARDPAPRRGRLARCWARCRDWRRMALVSALLLVLFCVALWPVQCALKTGNLRCLPLPPRPPATTAAASPLGPLTDN